Below is a genomic region from bacterium.
ACTTATTTCCCTTAAAGAACCAACAGGACATACTTCAATACAATTACCACAGAATAGACATTCTGTATCTTTCAATATTTCATCAAATCCACTTATTATTTCAGTTATAAACCCTCTATTTTTATAATCAATTGCATTTGCACCAACTATTTCTTCACATACCTTAACACATCTACCACATAATATACATTTCTCATAATCCCTAACAATAAAAGGAAATCCATTTTTTTCTTTTCTTTCTGCCTTTTCTCCAGAATATTCAATCTTTTTTATTCCATACTGGTAAGCATATTTTTCAAGCAAACAATCTCCACTTTTTTCACATGTCATACAATCAAGAGGATGGTCTGAAATTATAAGTTGTAAAGTTAATCTTCTGTAGTTTATCAGTTTTTCTGTATTTGTATAAACTTTCATTCCATCATAAACAGGATAGCAACATGAAGCAACTGGCCTTTTTTCTCCAACAACTTCAACAAGACATAATCTACATGCTCCATTTGGAATAAGTTCTGGATGATTGCATAAATTTGGTATTTCAATTCCATTTTCTTTTGCAGTTTGTAAAATTGTTTTCCCTATTTCAGTAAATATTTCTTTTCCATCTATTTCAATTTTGATTTTTTTATTTTCCATTTCTAATCCTTCTCAACAGCACCAAATTTACAAATATTAAAACATATTCCACATTTAATACATTTTTCAACATTTATTTTATGTGGCTTCTTTTTCTCTCCTTCAATCGCATTAACTGGACAATTTTTTGCACATAAAGTACAACCAGTACATTTTTCAGGATTTATATAATATTTTATTAAATTCACACAAACACCTGAAGAACATTTTTTTTCCTTTATATGAGAAATATATTCATCTTTGAAATATTTAATTGTTGTCAAAACAGGATTTGGTGCTGTTTGTCCAAGACCACATAAACTTGTTTCCTTAATATAATTTCCAAGTTCTTCAAGTTTTTCAATGTCTTCTATGTTTGCTTTTCCTTCTGTTATTTTTTCAATTATCTCAAGCATCCTTTTTGTCCCAATTCTACATGGTACGCATTTTCCACATGACTCTTTCTGAACAAAATCAAGGAAATATCTTGCAAGTTCAACAATGCATACCTTATCATCAATTACAATCATTCCGCCTGAACCCATAATTGAACCAAGATTTGCAAGTGTTTCATAATCAACAGGTGTATTGAAAAGTTCAACAGGAATACATCCTCCTGATGGTCCACCTGTTTGAACTCCTTTTATCTTCCTTCCTTCAGGCACACCACCACCAATTTCATAAATAATTTTCCATAATGGTGTTCCAAGAGGTATTTCAACAAGTCCAGTATTTTTTATCTTTCCAGCAAGTGAAAATATTTTTGTTCCACCACTTTTTTCTGTTCCAATCTTTGAAAAATTTTCTCCTCTTTCTTCAATTATTATTGGAATATTTGCAAATGTCTCAACATTATTTATACATGTTGGTTTTCCAAAAAGTCCTTTTTCTGCTGGAAATGGTGGTCTTGGTCTTGGCATTCCCCTTTTCCCTTCAATTGAAGCAATAAGTGCGGTTTCCTCTCCACATACAAAAGCACCTGCTCCTTTTTTAAGTTCAATATCAAAAGAAAAATCTGTCCCAAGAATG
It encodes:
- a CDS encoding NADH-quinone oxidoreductase subunit NuoF, with protein sequence MKFKNFSDFKNYCEKLKKEKDERVKIKVCITGCRAAGGLDIYENFKEKIKESKKLKLIPTGCQKFCSGGPVVSVSFDGKSFLYEKVSLKDVESIIKKAEKKEVVEELVIKDEKFLKNQTFKVLKLCGEIDPLDIDEYIKNGGFSSFLKVLNEYTPEKVIEELKKSKLRGRGGAGFPTYLKWEIVKNKQDDEKYLICNGDEGDPGAFMDRTLLEGVPFQVIEGMLIGAYTTGCKKGYFYVRAEYPIAIEHIEKALRICYEYGILGKNILGTDFSFDIELKKGAGAFVCGEETALIASIEGKRGMPRPRPPFPAEKGLFGKPTCINNVETFANIPIIIEERGENFSKIGTEKSGGTKIFSLAGKIKNTGLVEIPLGTPLWKIIYEIGGGVPEGRKIKGVQTGGPSGGCIPVELFNTPVDYETLANLGSIMGSGGMIVIDDKVCIVELARYFLDFVQKESCGKCVPCRIGTKRMLEIIEKITEGKANIEDIEKLEELGNYIKETSLCGLGQTAPNPVLTTIKYFKDEYISHIKEKKCSSGVCVNLIKYYINPEKCTGCTLCAKNCPVNAIEGEKKKPHKINVEKCIKCGICFNICKFGAVEKD